A window of Solanum stenotomum isolate F172 chromosome 3, ASM1918654v1, whole genome shotgun sequence contains these coding sequences:
- the LOC125857558 gene encoding F-box/LRR-repeat protein At3g48880-like isoform X3: MEEGDSSVRRWEDLDIDILVKILQSFDLFELTSGLAHVCSAWRLACSDQLLWMTLDLSILKSNYIKIPLEPYVYVDCQSDKTLTSLLKICLNLSSGNIRTLIFHYNLYVSDDQLTYTAERCPRLKRLVMPAWNRIKKTGICRAIHMWEDLESLTMPSIANPPYVMEEIARSCKNFAELKIMGPCDMLFASSLVSFLPNLKVLSVRCTLLSKSALVTILDGLKKLEVLNISHCVITEDPPPAPKKILAKLDDSILEKASRLHKFLTCMSDSCIMCQRCRNDEGLMRWYKYEELWKVDEVRSLAI, from the exons ATGGAAGAAGGAGATTCTTCTGTAAGGAGATGGGAGGACCTTGATATTGATATCTTGGTGAAGATACTCCAGTCTTTTGACCTTTTTGAGTTGACTTCCGGACTTGCTCATGTTTGTAGTGCGTGGCGATTGGCTTGTTCTGATCAACTTCTTTGGATGACGCTGGACTTGTCgatattaaaatcaaattatatcaaaattccGTTAGAGCCATACGTATATGTGGACTGTCAGTCTGATAAAACATTGACCAGCCTCCTGAAGATTTGTTTGAACCTCAGTAGTGGAAACATACGAACATTAATCTTCCATTACAATTTGTATGTCAGCGACGATCAGTTGACTTATACTGCCGAGAG GTGTCCACGTCTAAAACGTCTTGTTATGCCTGCTTGGAACAGAATAAAAAAGACAGGAATATGCAGGGCTATTCATATGTGGGAAGATCTTGAATCACTGACGATGCCTAGTATAGCTAATCCTCCGTATGTCATGGAGGAAATTGCAAGGAGTTGCAAAAATTTTGCTGAGCTCAAGATAATGGGGCCCTGTGATATGCTCTTTGCATCTTCACTGGTATCATTTCTTCCAAACTTGAAAGTGTTGAGTGTGAGGTGCACATTGTTATCTAAAAGTGCCTTGGTTACTATCTTGGACGGGTTAAAAAAGTTGGAAGTGCTCAACATATCTCATTGCGTAATTACTGAAGATCCTCCACCTGCACCAAAGAAAATTCTGGCCAAGCTTGATGATTCAATTCTCGAAAAAGCATCTAGGTTACACAAATTCCTAACCTGCATGAGTGACTCATGCATCATGTGTCAGCGCTGTCGAAATGATGAAGGGCTGATGAGGTGGTATAAGTATGAAGAACTCTGGAAAGTGGATGAGGTGAGATCTCTTGCAATTTGA
- the LOC125857558 gene encoding F-box/LRR-repeat protein At3g48880-like isoform X1, protein MEEGDSSVRRWEDLDIDILVKILQSFDLFELTSGLAHVCSAWRLACSDQLLWMTLDLSILKSNYIKIPLEPYVYVDCQSDKTLTSLLKICLNLSSGNIRTLIFHYNLYVSDDQLTYTAERCPRLKRLVMPAWNRIKKTGICRAIHMWEDLESLTMPSIANPPYVMEEIARSCKNFAELKIMGPCDMLFASSLVSFLPNLKVLSVRCTLLSKSALVTILDGLKKLEVLNISHCVITEDPPPAPKKILAKLDDSILEKASRLHKFLTCMSDSCIMCQRCRNDEGLMRWYKYEEDLWKVDEVRSLAI, encoded by the exons ATGGAAGAAGGAGATTCTTCTGTAAGGAGATGGGAGGACCTTGATATTGATATCTTGGTGAAGATACTCCAGTCTTTTGACCTTTTTGAGTTGACTTCCGGACTTGCTCATGTTTGTAGTGCGTGGCGATTGGCTTGTTCTGATCAACTTCTTTGGATGACGCTGGACTTGTCgatattaaaatcaaattatatcaaaattccGTTAGAGCCATACGTATATGTGGACTGTCAGTCTGATAAAACATTGACCAGCCTCCTGAAGATTTGTTTGAACCTCAGTAGTGGAAACATACGAACATTAATCTTCCATTACAATTTGTATGTCAGCGACGATCAGTTGACTTATACTGCCGAGAG GTGTCCACGTCTAAAACGTCTTGTTATGCCTGCTTGGAACAGAATAAAAAAGACAGGAATATGCAGGGCTATTCATATGTGGGAAGATCTTGAATCACTGACGATGCCTAGTATAGCTAATCCTCCGTATGTCATGGAGGAAATTGCAAGGAGTTGCAAAAATTTTGCTGAGCTCAAGATAATGGGGCCCTGTGATATGCTCTTTGCATCTTCACTGGTATCATTTCTTCCAAACTTGAAAGTGTTGAGTGTGAGGTGCACATTGTTATCTAAAAGTGCCTTGGTTACTATCTTGGACGGGTTAAAAAAGTTGGAAGTGCTCAACATATCTCATTGCGTAATTACTGAAGATCCTCCACCTGCACCAAAGAAAATTCTGGCCAAGCTTGATGATTCAATTCTCGAAAAAGCATCTAGGTTACACAAATTCCTAACCTGCATGAGTGACTCATGCATCATGTGTCAGCGCTGTCGAAATGATGAAGGGCTGATGAG